The genomic stretch ACTCAACCATTGATTTTGTTGATATTGCTGGACTTGTACGAGGGGCAAGTAAAGGGGAAGGTTTAGGAAACCAATTTTTATCAAATATTCGAGAGGTAGAAGTCATTCTTCATATGGTACGATGTTTTGATGATGGTAATATTACACACGTAGAAGGCGATGTAAATCCACTTCGTGATATTGAGATTATTGAAACAGAGTTAATTTATGCTGATATCACACAAGTTGAGAAAAAAATAGAGCGATTGAAAAAACAAGCCAAAGCCTCCAAAGAGGCAGCTTCACAACTTGTGGTCGCTGAGGCGTTAATGAAACACTTAGAAGATTTACAACCGGTTAAAAACTTTGAAGACATTGAAAATGAACACTTTTTAGCCTTGGATAAAGAGTTGAGATTTTTATCCAACAAAGATGTTATTTATGGGGCCAATGTAGATGAAGATTCATTGGCTGAAGGTGGAAATGAATATGTCAATACGCTTAAAGCTCATGCACAAAGTGTGAACGCCGATGTCATTGTTTTGTGCGCAAAGATTGAGGAGGAATTGGTTGGTCTTGAAGAGGATGAAGCCAAGGAGTTCCTAACCGATTTAGGTGTTGAAGAGTCTGGTTTAGAGCAAATCATACAAAAAGCCTTTGATAAGCTGGGACTTCAATCATACTTCACTGCAGGTAAAGTAGAAGTGCGTGCTTGGACAATTAAAAAAGGGACAAAAGCTCCTCAAGCAGCTGCTGTCATTCACAATGATTTTGAAAAAGGGTTTATTAAAGCCGAAGTAATCTCTTATGAAGATTTTGTTGCATTGGGTGGAGAAAACAAATGCAAAGAGGCTGGAAAATTACGATTAGAAGGGAAAGATTACGTCGTTCAAGATGGCGATGTAATGCATTTTAGATTCAATGTATGATAAAAGTGTAGAAGTGGACCAATCAATTATTGATAAAATTGATTCTTTACCCCCTTTACCTAAAACGGTGATTGAAATAGAAGAGTTTCGACAAAAAAAGAGCAAAGAGCTGGATGACTTACTTGATATTATTAATAAAGACGCGTTGCTTGTTGCGACATTGTTGAAAGTCTCAAACTCTGCTATTTTCTGTTTCAAAAGTAAAATAGAAACAGTTCGCAAAGCGGTTAATCTTTTAGGCATAGAGTTTACCATCTCTATTGCCATGAGCAGTGCATTGCAAAATATTTTAAAAACAAACCTCTTCCCCTATGGTATTCACAGTAATGATTTCATGCGAGCTTCAAATCTCTCTTCACGTTTGGCACAACTGTGGCTCAAAGGTGAAGTAAGAAATGAGCTGGTATTGCCTGCTTTTTTACAAGAGACAGGGATGTTTATTCTTGCGGAAATCATTGATGAAAGAGGGCAAACAAATGATTTTGTAAAAGCATTACAAACAGGCGATCGAACAGAAGTTGAACTTCAATATACGGGGTTGACTTCAACCAAACTCACTTCACTTATTTTCCAAAAATGGAAACTGTGTAGTTATATGTCACATGTAATTGCGTGTGTGGATGACATAGCGCACTGTAATGTGGCCTATTTAAAATATACACAAACTTTGCATGTACTTAAAACCATCTGTGAAGTTACGGATCCTTTAAGTGAAGAGAACATTGAAAAAGGATTAATCAAAGCATCTGAATTTAACTTGGATGTGGACGCCTTAAAAAAAGCCATTGTAAAACTGCAAGATGATCTTCTTGAAGAAGATGACTAAAAAATAATTTTCTAAAACTTCGTTAAAATAGACAATTTTGTATACTTTTTATACAAAAATGTCTTTTTTTGCTTTTACTTTAAATGTATAATTGTCTTATATATTTTAAAGGCAAACAATCATGATGAACAATACTATAAACTATAAAGGTGTTGAACTTAAAGGCAACAATGCCAAATATCTTAAATATATGGATATGGTGGATGAGTACAGGGAGGAGTTGGTTTCACTCTCAAAAAGTTGGGACAACTTAGCACTGCTGAGCCACTTTGGAAACAGCAGCACCAATATCAATGAGACTAAAAATAACTTTTCTAAACTCACATCAACGCTTCTGAATCACTTAAGTTCTGAAGTATTGGATAAAACCATTCGAGAGATGAAATTTAAAGCTCAAATTTCCATTGATATTTTGATTCGAAACCTGTTTGAACGAACCGCTGATATTGGATTTTTATCAACCGATCAAGACATTAAAAACTTTTTAGTACACAATACGAATAAATACACGCAAGAGTACGTACAAGAAGTTGAAAAGATTAAAAACAGATTCAAAGAGTATACACAAAAATACAGTGTCTATTATGATATCGTGTTGATGGATACACATGGTAATATTTTGGTGCAACTTGATGAGAACAGTGACGTTGAAAAATCAAAAGATGAGATCATTAACTATGCATTAAATTGTAATGAAGAGTATATTGAGA from Candidatus Marinarcus aquaticus encodes the following:
- the ychF gene encoding redox-regulated ATPase YchF — its product is MGLGVGIVGLPNVGKSTTFNALTKAQNAEAQNYPFCTIEPNKAVVPVPDKRLTELAKIVNPDKIQHSTIDFVDIAGLVRGASKGEGLGNQFLSNIREVEVILHMVRCFDDGNITHVEGDVNPLRDIEIIETELIYADITQVEKKIERLKKQAKASKEAASQLVVAEALMKHLEDLQPVKNFEDIENEHFLALDKELRFLSNKDVIYGANVDEDSLAEGGNEYVNTLKAHAQSVNADVIVLCAKIEEELVGLEEDEAKEFLTDLGVEESGLEQIIQKAFDKLGLQSYFTAGKVEVRAWTIKKGTKAPQAAAVIHNDFEKGFIKAEVISYEDFVALGGENKCKEAGKLRLEGKDYVVQDGDVMHFRFNV
- a CDS encoding HDOD domain-containing protein — protein: MYDKSVEVDQSIIDKIDSLPPLPKTVIEIEEFRQKKSKELDDLLDIINKDALLVATLLKVSNSAIFCFKSKIETVRKAVNLLGIEFTISIAMSSALQNILKTNLFPYGIHSNDFMRASNLSSRLAQLWLKGEVRNELVLPAFLQETGMFILAEIIDERGQTNDFVKALQTGDRTEVELQYTGLTSTKLTSLIFQKWKLCSYMSHVIACVDDIAHCNVAYLKYTQTLHVLKTICEVTDPLSEENIEKGLIKASEFNLDVDALKKAIVKLQDDLLEEDD